From one Streptococcus pneumoniae genomic stretch:
- a CDS encoding ABC transporter ATP-binding protein, which translates to MRTARFFWKYFKAYKVSFVMVIVLIIFATALQAIFPIYLGQAVTDLVQLGVAYQQGVDTKTLWSSFSAVMGNLAVVFLCISISSLIYMLLMNRVISHSTNEMRKGLFGKLERLTVSFFDRHQDGDILSRFTSDLDNIMQAFNESLIQVMSNIALYIGLLIVMFSRHATLALVTIASTPVAVLMLMLILKMARKYTNIQQAEVGKLNAFMDESISGQKAVIVQGLQEEMIAGFMAQNERVKKATFKGRIFSGILFPLMNGMSLLNTAIVIFAGSAILLQDSSTSIPVAMGLIVTFVQYSQQYYQPIMQVSANWGSLQLAFTGADRIQEMFDAKEEIRPQEAPYFTELREGVEIEHVDFAYTAGKPILRDVSISAPKGQMVAVAGPTGSGKTTIMNLINRFYDVDGGSIRFDGRDIREYDLDSLRSRVGIVLQDSVLFRGTIRDNIRFGLPDASEEMVEVAARATHIHEFIMSLPDGYDTIVDDEQNIFSTGQKQLLSIARTLITDPQVLILDEATSNVDTVTESKIQQAMEAVVAGRTSFVIAHRLKTILNADQIIVLKDGQVIERGNHRELLAQGGFYAELYHNQFVFE; encoded by the coding sequence ATGAGAACAGCGCGCTTTTTTTGGAAATATTTTAAGGCTTATAAAGTATCTTTTGTGATGGTCATTGTCTTGATTATCTTTGCGACAGCTTTACAGGCGATTTTCCCGATTTACTTAGGTCAGGCGGTGACGGATTTGGTGCAGCTAGGTGTCGCTTACCAACAAGGAGTTGATACGAAAACGCTTTGGTCTAGCTTTTCAGCTGTCATGGGCAATCTTGCGGTGGTCTTTCTGTGCATTTCTATTTCTAGTTTGATCTATATGCTCTTGATGAACCGTGTGATTTCCCATTCGACCAATGAGATGAGAAAGGGCTTGTTTGGAAAGTTAGAGCGACTAACGGTGTCCTTTTTTGACCGTCATCAGGATGGGGATATTCTCTCTCGCTTTACCAGTGATTTGGACAATATCATGCAGGCTTTCAATGAAAGCTTGATTCAGGTGATGAGTAATATCGCTCTTTATATCGGGCTTTTGATTGTCATGTTTTCAAGGCATGCGACTCTGGCTTTGGTCACGATTGCAAGTACGCCTGTCGCAGTCTTGATGTTGATGCTTATTTTGAAAATGGCTCGAAAATATACCAATATCCAGCAGGCAGAGGTTGGAAAACTAAATGCTTTTATGGATGAGAGTATTTCAGGTCAAAAGGCAGTCATTGTCCAAGGCTTGCAAGAAGAGATGATTGCAGGATTTATGGCGCAAAATGAAAGAGTTAAGAAGGCAACCTTTAAAGGACGGATTTTCTCAGGAATTCTCTTTCCTTTGATGAATGGGATGAGTTTGCTAAATACGGCGATTGTGATTTTTGCAGGTTCTGCGATTTTATTGCAGGATAGCAGTACATCCATTCCAGTAGCTATGGGCTTGATTGTGACCTTTGTGCAATATTCGCAGCAATACTACCAGCCGATCATGCAGGTTTCTGCAAACTGGGGGAGCTTGCAGCTTGCCTTTACAGGGGCTGATCGGATTCAGGAGATGTTTGATGCCAAAGAAGAGATTCGCCCACAAGAGGCTCCTTACTTTACAGAACTGCGTGAGGGTGTAGAGATTGAGCATGTCGATTTTGCCTATACGGCTGGAAAACCAATTTTGCGTGATGTGAGCATTTCAGCGCCTAAAGGGCAGATGGTTGCCGTTGCCGGACCGACAGGATCTGGAAAAACCACGATTATGAACCTAATCAATCGTTTTTATGATGTGGATGGTGGCAGTATTCGCTTTGATGGTCGTGATATTCGTGAGTATGATTTGGATAGCTTGCGGAGTCGTGTCGGGATTGTTTTGCAGGATTCTGTACTCTTTCGTGGCACGATTCGGGACAATATCCGCTTTGGTCTGCCAGATGCGAGCGAGGAGATGGTTGAGGTTGCTGCGCGTGCGACTCATATCCATGAGTTCATCATGAGCTTGCCAGATGGTTATGATACCATCGTGGATGATGAGCAAAATATTTTCTCAACAGGTCAGAAGCAACTGTTATCTATTGCACGAACCTTGATAACTGACCCGCAGGTCTTGATTTTAGATGAGGCGACATCAAATGTCGATACGGTGACAGAAAGCAAGATTCAGCAGGCTATGGAGGCTGTGGTTGCTGGTCGAACGAGCTTTGTTATTGCCCACCGTTTGAAAACGATTCTCAATGCTGATCAGATTATTGTCTTAAAAGACGGTCAGGTCATCGAGCGAGGCAATCATCGAGAACTCCTTGCCCAAGGTGGCTTTTATGCGGAGTTGTACCATAATCAGTTTGTGTTTGAGTAA